From Salvia splendens isolate huo1 chromosome 3, SspV2, whole genome shotgun sequence, a single genomic window includes:
- the LOC121795403 gene encoding oligosaccharyltransferase complex subunit ostc-A-like isoform X1, translating into MSSAAAQLDQSGSIDPIFHAVRVLPFSFLRPPRLRLKLPSFSLPSAMTVYALILLTYFMVVSGFVYDVIVEPPGIGSTQDRFTGAVRPVVFMPGRVNGQYIIEGLSSGFMFVLGGTGIVLLDLALDKNRAKSVKYFCRICFPHGSSYHEVIISDKLTISGQQMVLQPCLFDRVSAFQDLFELDSLLSQAQPIMSPKFTNLNR; encoded by the exons ATGTCCAGCGCCGCTGCGCAGCTCGATCAATCGGGCTCAATCGACCCGATTTTCCACGCCGTTCGAGTCCTACCGTTCTCCTTCCTCCGCCCGCCGCGCCTCCGCTTGAAGCTGCCGTCTTTCAGCCTCCCCTCTGCCATGACGGTCTACGCTCTCATCCTCCTCACCTACTTCATGGTCGTCTCCGGATTCGTCTACGACGTCATCGTCGAGCCTCCCGGCATCGGATCCACGCAGGACCGCTTCACCGGGGCGGTCCGCCCGGTCGTATTCATGCCGGGCCGGGTCAACGGCCAGTACATCATCGAGGGGCTCTCGTCGGGCTTCATGTTCGTGCTCGGCGGCACCGGGATCGTGTTGCTGGATCTCGCTCTCGATAAGAATCGAGCTAAGAGTGTTAAG TATTTTTGCCGTATATGTTTTCCTCATGGCAGCTCTTATCATGAAGTCATAATCAGTGATAAGCTTACCATCTCTGGGCAACAAATGGTCCTGCAACCATGTCTATTTGACAGAGTGTCTGCTTTTCAAGATCTCTTTGAACTCGACTCCTTACTATCTCAGGCACAGCCGATAATGAGCCCAAAGTTTACCAATCTGAATAGATAA
- the LOC121795403 gene encoding oligosaccharyltransferase complex subunit ostc-B-like isoform X3 produces MSSAAAQLDQSGSIDPIFHAVRVLPFSFLRPPRLRLKLPSFSLPSAMTVYALILLTYFMVVSGFVYDVIVEPPGIGSTQDRFTGAVRPVVFMPGRVNGQYIIEGLSSGFMFVLGGTGIVLLDLALDKNRAKSVKLLS; encoded by the exons ATGTCCAGCGCCGCTGCGCAGCTCGATCAATCGGGCTCAATCGACCCGATTTTCCACGCCGTTCGAGTCCTACCGTTCTCCTTCCTCCGCCCGCCGCGCCTCCGCTTGAAGCTGCCGTCTTTCAGCCTCCCCTCTGCCATGACGGTCTACGCTCTCATCCTCCTCACCTACTTCATGGTCGTCTCCGGATTCGTCTACGACGTCATCGTCGAGCCTCCCGGCATCGGATCCACGCAGGACCGCTTCACCGGGGCGGTCCGCCCGGTCGTATTCATGCCGGGCCGGGTCAACGGCCAGTACATCATCGAGGGGCTCTCGTCGGGCTTCATGTTCGTGCTCGGCGGCACCGGGATCGTGTTGCTGGATCTCGCTCTCGATAAGAATCGAGCTAAGAGTGTTAAG CTCTTATCATGA
- the LOC121795402 gene encoding plant intracellular Ras-group-related LRR protein 6-like — protein MMYEHQQVGISDNKGRQMRLEDSDQDSSTKLEIVDLSGMSLDSLPNPPLNLATICKLDLSNNNLQNIPESLTARLLNVIVLDLHSNQLKCLPNSIGCLSKLRILNVSGNLLQQLPTTIDNCRSLQELNANFNKLRQLPDNIGFELVNLRKLSVNSNKLVFLPNSTSHLSNLRVLDARLNCLRSLPEDLENLVNLQILNVSQNFQYLGGLPYSIGLLMSLVELDVSYNKITALPDSIGCLKKLQKLSVEGNPLVSPPQEVMEQGLHVVKQYLCDNINGTSHKQSNKKNSWLGKLAKCGTFSGSVKIPDREAYIIPSYRPIDGLASPRYMGMFSPKRLFSPKSYFSR, from the exons ATGATGTACGAGCATCAGCAAGTTGGGATTAGTGATAATAAGGGGAGGCAGATGAGATTAGAGGATTCCGATCAAGATTCCTCCACTAAGCTCGAGATCGTCGATTTGAGTGGTATGTCTTTGGATTCACTCCCTAATCCCCCTCTCAATTTGGCCACCATCTGCAAATTAGACCTCTCCAACAATAATCTCCAG AACATTCCAGAATCGTTGACAGCGCGGCTTCTAAACGTGATCGTGCTAGACCTGCACTCCAACCAGCTCAAATGCCTCCCGAACTCCATCGGATGTCTCTCCAAACTCAGGATCTTGAACGTTTCTGGCAATCTTCTTCAGCAGCTTCCTACAACCATCGACAACTGCAG ATCCCTTCAAGAGTTGAACGCCAACTTCAACAAGCTCCGGCAGCTCCCGGACAACATCGGTTTCGAGCTCGTAAACCTGAGAAAGCTATCGGTGAACTCAAACAAGCTGGTTTTCCTACCAAACTCGACCTCCCACCTGAGCAACCTCCGGGTGCTGGACGCTCGCCTCAACTGCCTCCGCTCGTTACCGGAGGACCTCGAGAACCTCGTAAACCTCCAGATTCTCAACGTGAGCCAGAACTTCCAGTACCTGGGCGGCCTCCCCTACTCGATCGGGCTCCTGATGTCGCTGGTGGAGCTCGATGTGAGCTACAACAAGATCACAGCCCTCCCGGACTCCATCGGGTGCCTCAAAAAGCTGCAGAAGCTGAGCGTGGAGGGGAACCCGCTGGTGTCGCCGCCGCAGGAGGTGATGGAGCAGGGGCTGCACGTGGTGAAGCAGTACCTCTGCGACAACATCAACGGGACGTCGCACAAGCAGTCGAACAAGAAGAATTCCTGGCTCGGGAAGCTGGCAAAGTGCGGGACCTTCAGCGGGAGCGTCAAGATTCCGGATAGGGAAGCCTACATAATTCCGAGTTATCGCCCCATCGACGGCCTAGCCTCGCCCAGATATATGGGGATGTTCTCACCAAAGCGCCTCTTCTCTCCCAAGTCCTACTTCTCCAGATGA
- the LOC121795405 gene encoding dehydrin HIRD11, whose translation MAGIIHKIEEKLGMGGKKEGEKHEEVKNSEHGHGSGDHHKEGLVDKIKDKIHGGQGDDGKKKKKQKKDKKDKKKHGDGHDSSDSD comes from the coding sequence ATGGCAGGGATAATTCACAAGATCGAAGAGAAGTTGGGTATGGGAGGCAAGAAGGAAGGTGAGAAGCACGAGGAGGTGAAGAACAGCGAACACGGCCACGGATCTGGAGATCACCACAAGGAAGGCCTTGTGGATAAGATCAAAGACAAGATCCACGGAGGCCAAGGCGACGAcggcaagaagaagaagaagcagaagaaggACAAGAAGGATAAGAAGAAGCACGGCGACGGCCATGACAGCAGCGACAGCGATTGA
- the LOC121795403 gene encoding oligosaccharyltransferase complex subunit ostc-like isoform X2, which translates to MSSAAAQLDQSGSIDPIFHAVRVLPFSFLRPPRLRLKLPSFSLPSAMTVYALILLTYFMVVSGFVYDVIVEPPGIGSTQDRFTGAVRPVVFMPGRVNGQYIIEGLSSGFMFVLGGTGIVLLDLALDKNRAKSVKGVPNASLVWHLFRILIEAVV; encoded by the exons ATGTCCAGCGCCGCTGCGCAGCTCGATCAATCGGGCTCAATCGACCCGATTTTCCACGCCGTTCGAGTCCTACCGTTCTCCTTCCTCCGCCCGCCGCGCCTCCGCTTGAAGCTGCCGTCTTTCAGCCTCCCCTCTGCCATGACGGTCTACGCTCTCATCCTCCTCACCTACTTCATGGTCGTCTCCGGATTCGTCTACGACGTCATCGTCGAGCCTCCCGGCATCGGATCCACGCAGGACCGCTTCACCGGGGCGGTCCGCCCGGTCGTATTCATGCCGGGCCGGGTCAACGGCCAGTACATCATCGAGGGGCTCTCGTCGGGCTTCATGTTCGTGCTCGGCGGCACCGGGATCGTGTTGCTGGATCTCGCTCTCGATAAGAATCGAGCTAAGAGTGTTAAG GGGGTTCCTAATGCATCCTTAGTATGGCATTTATTCAGAATTCTGATAGAAGCTGTGGTGTGA